The Methanococcus maripaludis genome has a window encoding:
- a CDS encoding DUF2080 family transposase-associated protein produces the protein MNIKSNGVKSTTFTGRIKEHGNSARAPCPREYLGKEYILTILKDSEVKNRD, from the coding sequence ATGAACATCAAATCAAATGGAGTAAAAAGCACAACATTCACCGGAAGAATTAAAGAACACGGAAATTCAGCAAGAGCGCCATGTCCTAGAGAATATTTGGGAAAAGAATACATTTTAACAATCCTCAAAGATTCGGAGGTAAAAAACCGTGATTAA
- a CDS encoding MarR family transcriptional regulator, whose product MLRLIAKKHVKEILRLLESNDEMYFSEIKKALELNPRNLTDLLNELYESKLINKRIDEDNVKLSKVYYRITYEGKLILDVYEMLEDLEGKTNFVALIKYQNEKLFEKIQKFEEGDIISARATIGPNSAILDFRLVEKDGEKTLEVSDFSKGLAEELFVYGNDRIITVYEILKKIGTVENLYPTK is encoded by the coding sequence ATGTTACGACTGATTGCAAAAAAGCATGTAAAAGAAATATTAAGATTATTAGAATCAAACGATGAAATGTATTTTAGTGAAATTAAAAAAGCTTTAGAACTTAATCCAAGAAATTTAACAGATTTATTAAACGAATTATACGAAAGTAAGTTAATTAATAAAAGAATAGATGAAGATAATGTTAAACTTTCAAAAGTTTATTATAGAATTACATATGAGGGTAAACTTATTTTAGATGTCTATGAGATGCTTGAAGACTTAGAAGGAAAAACTAATTTTGTTGCTTTAATAAAATATCAGAACGAAAAACTCTTTGAAAAAATTCAAAAATTTGAAGAAGGAGATATTATTTCTGCCAGAGCTACAATAGGGCCCAATTCGGCAATTTTAGATTTCAGATTAGTAGAAAAAGATGGGGAAAAGACACTGGAGGTAAGCGACTTCTCTAAGGGACTCGCAGAAGAACTTTTTGTATATGGTAATGATAGGATTATAACAGTTTATGAAATTTTAAAAAAGATAGGAACAGTTGAAAACCTTTACCCTACCAAATAA
- a CDS encoding DUF2283 domain-containing protein, whose amino-acid sequence MSKFEGKDVTLNYDPLADAMYIKRKNIEAEYDHTIEVDNIYLDMGVTKTGEKIITGVEIIDASEIFGVTKFDLSNIIGTSGLIEVYKETVKINIILEVLKRNKPFEKSINAKALNEYGLSNESFNIQATSAIA is encoded by the coding sequence ATGAGTAAATTTGAAGGTAAAGATGTAACTTTAAATTATGATCCTCTCGCTGATGCAATGTATATCAAAAGAAAAAACATTGAAGCCGAATACGATCACACAATCGAAGTAGATAATATCTATTTAGATATGGGTGTAACTAAAACAGGGGAAAAAATAATAACTGGTGTAGAAATAATTGATGCTTCTGAAATATTTGGAGTAACTAAATTTGATTTAAGCAACATTATTGGAACAAGCGGACTTATAGAAGTTTACAAAGAAACCGTTAAAATAAACATAATTTTAGAAGTTTTAAAAAGAAATAAACCATTTGAAAAGTCAATAAACGCAAAAGCTCTTAATGAATATGGGCTTTCAAACGAATCATTTAATATTCAGGCAACAAGTGCGATTGCTTAA